Genomic segment of Mycolicibacterium sarraceniae:
CGGCGCGCCCGTCATCGCCGCGGTGACCGCCAAGTTCAACCGCAAGATCGTGCTGATGTGCCTGATGGCGCTGTTTGCTATCGGCAACGTAGTCACCGTGTTCGCGCCGAACTATCCGGTGCTGATCGGGGCGCGTTTCCTCGCAGGCCTGCCACACGGCGCCTTCTTCGGTGTCGCGGCACTGGTGGCCGCTCAACTGTTGGGACCCGACCAGCGGGCCAAGGCTGTCGCGCAGGTGATGACCGGCCTGACGGTCGCGACCGTCGTCGGCGTGCCACTGGCGTCGTGGCTGGGCCAATTTTTCGGCTGGCGCAGTGCGTTCGCGTTGGTCGTGGTCATCGGGCTGGTGACGGTGGCCGCGATCTGGATGTGGCTGCCGGACCTGGCGGCGGCCCGCAACACCAACACTCGCACCGAACTGGGGGCGCTGCGGCGCCCGCAGGTGTGGCTGGCGCTGGTGATCGGCATGGTCGGTTTCGGCGGCATGTTCGCCGTCTACACCTATATCGCGACCACGCTGACCGATGTGTCAGGTGTACCGCGGTCCTGGGTTCCGTTGGGGCTGATGGTCTTTGGCGTGGGCATGGTGGTCGGCAACTTGGCCGGCGGCCGGATGGCCGATCGCTCGGTGATCCGTGGCTTGTATGTGTCCATGGCCTCGTTGGCAGTGGTGCTGGCGATATTCGTTGCGGCCGCGCACAATCCATACACCGCGATGCTGCTGCTGTTCGGCATCGGCGCCGGGGGAGCGGCGATCGCCCCTGCGTTGCAGACCCGCCTGATGGATGTCGCCGCCGATGCCCAGACGCTGGCCGCCGCGCTCAACCACTCGGCGCTCAACATCGCCAATGCATCGGGGGCGTGGATCGGCGGGTTGGTGATCGCCGCGGGGTACGGCTACACCGCGCCGGCCGCGGCGGGTGCCGCGTTGGCCGTCAGCGGACTGGTGGTGCTCACAATCTCGGTGGCACTGCAGCGTCGTTCTTCGGTTGGCACCCCGTGATCAGGAAAGTCCTGGCCTTCGTGCGCAGACAGCTCGAGCCCGTGCAGGTGGAACTGTATTTGCCTGCACGGCAGCATATGACGATCGTGATGGGTGAGAGACCCGTCCGGAAGGAGGCGAGCTGATGACCGAACAGGTGATCTTCCGCCACGATCCCGACCATCAACCGCAGCTCACCTACCGGAGTGTGCCCAGCGGGTGCGCCGGAGGTGCCAACACGTTGGCCGAAGCCCGCGCGTCGTACCGGACATGCCTGTCCGCCCGGCTGCACGTGGACCGGCGGGCACTGCCGCCCGTCGTCGAACATATCGAAGGACTGGTCCGCGGCATGTGGGTGCGCACCAGAATCGGTGCGGTCCATCGGGATAAGTCCAGCGACAGAATGCTTCTGCAGATCTTGCTGGCCGAACAGTCCGGACTTCGCGATGAAGTGGTCCGCTTGAGCGAGGCGGGGGCCGAGCCGGTCGTCGTGCTCGCTGAGCCTGACCATGCGATCGAGGGGTTGCTCGACCAGATGTCGGCGCGCGACGTGCTGTTGGTCGCCCATTCCGATGACAATGGATCCGTCGGGTGGAGTGTGCTCGTCGGGTCGGAATCTGTTATCGGCCATGGTGTTCCCCATCTGCAGGATGACGCGGTATTGCGAGCGACGCCGGTGGCCACATTCACGCAGACGTGCGCGGGCGTGGGCCAGATGGTGCAGTGCCTGGCCGCCGCGGACATCGCGTCATGACCGCCTTGCTCGACTCCCCGGTTGACTTCTCGGCCGCGGGGAACACTGATGGGCGGGACTTCTCCGAAGGGAGGACCGTGCGTAGAACGCCGGAGTGCTGGCTCACCGATATGGACGGTGTGCTGGTGCGCGAGGAGCATGCGCTGCCCGGGGCTGCCGACTTCTTGGCGCGCCTGATCGATAAGCAACGCCGATTTCTGGTGCTGACCAACAATTCGATCTATACCCCGCGTGACTTAGCGGCCCGGCTGGCTCGTTCGGGTCTTGACGTGCCGGAAGAGGCCATCTGGACCTCGGCCATGGCCACCGCGGCGTTCCTGAATGATCAGTTGCCCGGCGGGTCGGCGTACGTCATCGGCGAGGCAGGGCTGACCACCGCGCTGCATGAGGCGGGATACACGCTGACCGATACGGATCCGGATTTCGTGGTGCTCGGTGAGACGCGCACCTACTCATTCGAGGCGATCACCAAGGCGGTCCGGCTGATTGGCAAGGGTGCGCGGTTCATTGCCACCAATCCGGACGTCACCGGGCCGTCGGCCGAAGGGCCGATGCCGGCGACGGGCTCGGTGGCCGCGATGATCACCAAGGCCACCGGTCGCGAGCCGTACTTCGTCGGCAAACCCAACCCGATGATGTTCCGCAGTGCGCTGAATCGGATCGAAGCACACTCGGAGAGCACGGTGATGGTCGGCGATCGGATGGACACCGATGTGGTGGCCGGTATCGAGGCGGGGCTGGAGACGATCCTGGTGCTGACCGGGTCGACGACGCTGGAGGATGTCGAGCGCTATCCGTTCCGGCCCGCGCGAGTGTTGCCGTCGATCGCCGAGGCGATAGAGCTGATCTAGACCTCACCGTCAACACCGCGTTCGAGCCCAGTCTGACCGGCGGCAACGGCGGACTGTTCTTCGGTGGGCCGAATGCTATGGCCGCCTACGACGGCAAGCCGGTGCCGCTTTTCACGGACCTGGTATGGGGCGTCTCCAACGTGACGCATCTCGATGGCCGCACGTTCACCGGCGAAAACAAGAAGATTATGAATTCCGGTAAGGAAGCACTAGTGCTGGTCGGTCCCTGTTGATGAATCTCTGACTGGGGATAACTGCCCGCTTTTCGTGCGATTGGGATCCGTACCGTCGGCGGCTGTCAGTCGGTTCCTCGACGCTTCACCCATGACGATGTTGACGCGCAACCAGATCGGCGCGCTCGGGGAGCAGCTGGCGGTCGAGCACCTGGCCTCGCTGGGTTTGCGGATCGTGGCGCGCAACTGGCGCTGCCGCTACGGCGAGCTCGATGTGATCGCCGCCGACGCCGACCGGGCGGTAGTGTTCGTGGAGGTCAAGACCCGCACCGGTGACGGGTACGGCGGCTGGGAGTATGCGGTCACCCCGGTCAAGGTGCGCCGCATTCGTCGGCTGGCCGGGTTGTGGTTGGCCGAGCAGGACCAGAGTTGGGCGGCGATCCGCATCGACGTGATCGGGATTCGGATTGGCCGCCAGCGCACCCCGGAGATCACGCACCTGCGCGGGGTCGGCTGATGGCGTTGGGGCGGGCTTACTCGGTCGCGGTGCGCGGCCTCGACGGCGAGATCGTCGAGATTGAGGCACACATCTCCTCGGGCTTGCCCGGGGTGTTCCTGGTCGGTCTGCCTGACGCCGCACTGCGCGAGTCGCGTGACCGGGTGCGTGCGGCAATCACCAACTGCGGCAACGACTGGCCGCAGTCACGGCTTGTCCTCGCCTTGTCCCCGGCCACCCTGCCCAAAATTGGCTCTCTCTACGACATCGCGATCGCGGCGGCGGTGTTGTCCGCCACCAGCAAGCGCCCGTGGGATCGTCTGGAGAAGTCGGTCTTGCTGGGGGAGTTGGCGTTGGATGGCAGGGTCCGCCCGGTGCGCGGTGTACTGCCAGCGGTGCTGGCCGCCAAACGGCAGGGCTGGCCCACAGTCGTGGTTCCGGTCGCGAACCTGGCCGAGGCCAGT
This window contains:
- a CDS encoding MFS transporter — its product is MTVTSRPAGPAASPTLCPRRAQLGILALALGGFGIGTNEFVSMGLLPEIAGDLYISEPTAGHVISAYALGVVVGAPVIAAVTAKFNRKIVLMCLMALFAIGNVVTVFAPNYPVLIGARFLAGLPHGAFFGVAALVAAQLLGPDQRAKAVAQVMTGLTVATVVGVPLASWLGQFFGWRSAFALVVVIGLVTVAAIWMWLPDLAAARNTNTRTELGALRRPQVWLALVIGMVGFGGMFAVYTYIATTLTDVSGVPRSWVPLGLMVFGVGMVVGNLAGGRMADRSVIRGLYVSMASLAVVLAIFVAAAHNPYTAMLLLFGIGAGGAAIAPALQTRLMDVAADAQTLAAALNHSALNIANASGAWIGGLVIAAGYGYTAPAAAGAALAVSGLVVLTISVALQRRSSVGTP
- a CDS encoding HAD-IIA family hydrolase encodes the protein MDGVLVREEHALPGAADFLARLIDKQRRFLVLTNNSIYTPRDLAARLARSGLDVPEEAIWTSAMATAAFLNDQLPGGSAYVIGEAGLTTALHEAGYTLTDTDPDFVVLGETRTYSFEAITKAVRLIGKGARFIATNPDVTGPSAEGPMPATGSVAAMITKATGREPYFVGKPNPMMFRSALNRIEAHSESTVMVGDRMDTDVVAGIEAGLETILVLTGSTTLEDVERYPFRPARVLPSIAEAIELI
- a CDS encoding YraN family protein; translation: MTMLTRNQIGALGEQLAVEHLASLGLRIVARNWRCRYGELDVIAADADRAVVFVEVKTRTGDGYGGWEYAVTPVKVRRIRRLAGLWLAEQDQSWAAIRIDVIGIRIGRQRTPEITHLRGVG